In the genome of Candidatus Pristimantibacillus lignocellulolyticus, the window CTACTTCGTAACTAATATCTGTTATTTTATTACTACCGTTAATAAGTAAGACTTTGGCAGCATAAATGCGTCGCTCTAACATATATTGAAAGATCGTTGTCCCAGTTACTTCTTTGAAAGATTTACTAAGATAGAATTTATTAAGATGAAGTGCTTGCTGGATAGATTCAAGTGATACTTCCTGGTTATAGTGATCTTCAATATATGAAATGATATTTTGAACATGGTTTTCTTTTGTAGAAATATGTTGTGTTTGCTTAATTTTCTGTAACGGTTGTTGACACTGTGTGTAAATTAGGTGCATCAATTCCAGTAGTACGATATGACTTCGTTGCTCTGCAAATGGTTCAGCGCTTTTTCGTAATACCACTAATTTATGTAATAAACCTTCTATTTCCTGGCGAACGCTTTTATTGAATGATAATCGTATATTTTTAAATGTATTGAATGGGGTCAGAAGATCAGGAGCATAACTCGGTTGAATATATTCAGTGAAATAGAATGGGTCAAAATGAATGATAGTACGTTCATAACAATCCTTTTGTTCTAAATGAGGTTTATGTAAGGTCATGCCATGCATAAGAATCATGTCACCTGGTTCTAATTTATAAATGCGATCATTGATTAGATAATTAACTTTTCCTGCATGAAAATAATAGATCTCATAGGTTAAATGCGTATGGTAGAGCAATTGATTAGGGATATCGTTGTTAAAATTTATTGTGAATGGTATTAGCTTCGTTGTACTCGACATTTCCTATTCACCTCAATCATCTTAGTATAATAAATTATACACCAACTAGAGTTAATTGTATGGTGAAATCGATTAACGATGATGAAGCGCTTTAAAGTTTGCGATGCTAACATTAAAGCATATCAAGTAATAAGGAGGCTAATACTTCCGAAGCTCAAAGAAGTTTTAGCTTATGCTTTCGAAGTAACTTTTCTATATCAAGAAGTTGCTCTATGAAGTACAGAAAAGTTTTAGCTTATGCTTTCGAAGTAACTTTTCTATATCAAGAAGTTGCTCTATGAAGTACAGAAAAGTTTTAGGAGGGTTATTAATGTCAAAAGTGCGTGTTGGTATTATAGGTTTAGGTAATATGGGTAAAGGTCATATTTCATATATTCATAATGGTGTCATAACTGGGGTGGAAATTACTGCTGTCGCTG includes:
- a CDS encoding AraC family transcriptional regulator; the encoded protein is MSSTTKLIPFTINFNNDIPNQLLYHTHLTYEIYYFHAGKVNYLINDRIYKLEPGDMILMHGMTLHKPHLEQKDCYERTIIHFDPFYFTEYIQPSYAPDLLTPFNTFKNIRLSFNKSVRQEIEGLLHKLVVLRKSAEPFAEQRSHIVLLELMHLIYTQCQQPLQKIKQTQHISTKENHVQNIISYIEDHYNQEVSLESIQQALHLNKFYLSKSFKEVTGTTIFQYMLERRIYAAKVLLINGSNKITDISYEVGFKHPAHFSRSFKLITGVTAEQYRKQHNIYEKNH